The Musa acuminata AAA Group cultivar baxijiao chromosome BXJ2-2, Cavendish_Baxijiao_AAA, whole genome shotgun sequence genome has a segment encoding these proteins:
- the LOC103975319 gene encoding MAPK kinase substrate protein At1g80180, with the protein MAGLQRSVTTFRRSGSSGVVWDERFFSGDLSRMRKEEAAAEFSELRHSKSMASSIRRTTARSGSTGGRHAFRASFVSPGIDPPSPRFICCGFLGTSRSAQRPKPRRR; encoded by the coding sequence ATGGCTGGGCTGCAAAGGTCGGTGACGACGTTCCGGAGATCAGGATCGTCGGGGGTGGTGTGGGACGAGAGGTTCTTCTCGGGGGACCTGAGTCGGATGAGGAAGGAGGAAGCCGCCGCGGAGTTCAGCGAGCTGAGGCACTCGAAAAGCATGGCATCATCGATCAGAAGGACGACGGCGCGCAGCGGCAGCACCGGTGGCCGGCACGCCTTCCGCGCAAGCTTCGTCTCGCCGGGCATCGACCCGCCATCGCCTCGCTTCATTTGCTGCGGGTTCCTCGGGACGAGCAGGTCGGCCCAGCGGCCGAAGCCGAGAAGGCGCTGA
- the LOC103975318 gene encoding glyoxylase I 4 produces the protein MLGRSGGALPLASLNHISIVCRSVERSLDFYHNVLGFLPVRRPVSFDFDGAWLFNYGIGIHLLQSEDPEMMPTKREINPKDNHISFQCESLALVEKKLREMGIPYIQSRVEEGGIYVDQMFFHDPDGFMIEICNCENLPVISLSGELIMACKRVSPIHQQQQQQQQQQMAQYLPQAIHVKEESCA, from the exons ATGTTGGGGCGAAGCGGTGGAGCGCTGCCGCTGGCTTCCTTGAACCACATCTCCATCGTCTGTAGATCGGTGGAGCGGTCGCTGGATTTCTACCACAACGTGCTCGGCTTCCTCCCCGTCCGGAGGCCCGTATCCTTCGACTTTGACGGTGCTTG GTTGTTTAACTACGGAATTGGCATCCACCTGCTGCAATCTGAAGACCCTGAGATGATGCCTACGAAGAGGGAAATTAACCCCAAGGACAACCATATCTCCTTCCAG TGCGAGAGCTTGGCCTTGGTGGAGAAGAAGCTGAGGGAGATGGGCATACCTTACATCCAGAGTCGAGTGGAGGAAGGCGGGATCTACGTGGACCAGATGTTTTTCCATGATCCCGACGGCTTCATGATCGAGATCTGCAACTGCGAGAACCTCCCGGTGATCTCCCTCTCCGGCGAGCTCATCATGGCCTGCAAAAGAGTGAGCCCCATTcaccagcaacagcagcagcagcagcagcagcagatggcGCAGTATCTCCCACAAGCCATTCACGTCAAGGAGGAGTCGTGTGCATGA